The sequence GCGTTCACAGCACAATGCCCCAGGCGAACGGGTCGCTGTCTTCGATCAGCAAGGTGGCTTCGGCGCTCAGGTGGGCGGTGCCGCGCAGCGTCGGGATGATCTGCTCGCCCACCACGTCATAGTGCGCGGTGAACTGGCTGCCGATCACGCTGGCCTGGGTCCAGGTTGCCCCTTCGGCCAGTTTGCCGTCAGCCGCCAGGCACGCCAGTTTGGCGCTGGTGCCGGTACCGCAGGGAGAGCGGTCGTAGGCTTTGCCGGGGCACAGCACGAAGTTGCGGCTGTCGGCCTGGGCGTCGTCGGCGAACAGTTCGATATGGTCGATCACACCGCCATCCTTGCCGGTGATATGGGCCGCCTCCAGGGCTTCACGCACTGCCCAGGTGTAGTGAGTCAGTGCCTCGACGTTATCGCCGGCAATGCGCTGACCATGCTCGCTGATCAAGAAAAACCAATTGCCGCCCCAGGCAATATCGCCCTGGATCACGCCGTGGCCAGGCACGCTCAGTTCGACCGCTTTGCGATAGCGATACGCGGGCACGTTGCGCACGCTCACCGACAGGTCGTCGTGCAAGGTAGCTTGTACGGTGCCCACCGGGGTTTCGATGTTATGCACGCCTGGCGTGATGCGCCCCAGATGATGCAGCGAGCGCACCAGGCCGATGGTGCCGTGGCCGCACATGCCCAGGTAACCGCTGTTGTTGAAAAAGATCACACCAGCACAGGCGTCGGCGGCTCGCGGTTCGCATAACAACGCGCCCACCAGCACGTCGCTGCCCCGAGGTTCGAGCACGCAGGCGGCGCGCCATTGATCGTGGTCGCGCTCAAGGATCTGCTTGCGCTCGGCCATGGAGCCCTGGCCCAGATCCGGGAAGCCTGCGATCACCAGGCGAGTGGGCTCGCCCCCGGTATGTGAGTCGATGACGGTGATTTTTTTCATGGCAGCACCTGATGAGAATGGCCTACAGAGTGGCTCGCATCGGGACGGATTCGCTTGTTGTTTTTCGCGGGTTGGCATGACGAAATCGGCACAATTGCCGTGGTTGAGGTGCCGATCGTGATTGTGCCGATTTCGTCTCCTTCAAGTAGGAAAAGTCTCAAGCTGCATCGGCGCAAAAGGCGGAATCTGTTTTACGTTTCCAACGCCAGTCGGCCAGACCGACCCTAATAAGGACAAGACCATGAGCCGTAAAGCCATTCATTGGAGCGGGGTTTTTCCCGCTGTCAGCACCCAGTTCAAGCCAGACTTTTCCCTGGACCTGGAAGCCACCCATGCCGTGATTCGCAACCTGGTGGAAGACGGTGTTTCCGGCCTGGTGGTGTGTGGCACCGTCGGCGAAAACACCTCCCTGAGCACTGCAGAAAAGCTCTCGGTCATCGAAGTGGCCAAGGATGCAGCCGCTGGCCGCATCCCGGTGATCGCCGGCATTGCCGAGTTCACCACTGACTTCGCCCGCAACACCGTCAAGGAAGCTGCCCGCGTGGGCGTCGATGGCGTGATGGTAATGCCGGCCCTGGTGTACTCCGCTACCGCACGGGAAACCGCTGCGCACTTCCGGGCGATTGCCACCAGCACCGATTTGCCGGTGATGGTCTACAACAACCCGCCGATCTACAAAAACGACGTGACACCGGACGTGCTGGTCGCTCTGCAGGATTGCGAAAACATCGTCTGCTTCAAGGATTCTTCCGGTGATACCCGACGGTTTATCGACCTGCGCAACGCCGTGGGCGATCGCTTCGTACTGTTTGCCGGCCTGGACGATGTGGTGGTGGAGAGCATCGCCGTGGGGGCTGAAGGTTGGGTCTCGGGCATGTCCAACGCTTTCCCGAAAGAGGGCGAAACGTTGTTCCGCCTGGCCAAGGAAAAGCGCTTTGAAGAGGCGTTGGCGCTGTATCGCTGGTTTATGCCGTTGCTGCACCTGGATGCACGTCCTGACTTGGTGCAGTGCATCAAGCTGTGTGAAGAGCTGGTGGGGCGTGGCTCCTCGATCACGCGTCCGCCGCGTCTGGCGTTGCAGGGCGAGACGTTGGCCGGGGTGAAAGCCATCGTTGCCAAGGCGCTGGCCGAGCGGCCGGCATTGCCGGATGTGGGGCTGTAAAGACTCTATGTGAGTGAATACTTGTGGCGAGCGGGCTTGCCCGCGTTGGGCTGCGAAGCAGCCCCAAAACCTGCCGCTGTGGTCTGTCTGTAAGGCTGAGTCGGGCCTGCAGGGACTGCTACGCAGCCCAACGCGGGCAAGCCCGCTCGCCACAAAGAAGCCTGCTCAACACAACAAGATTTTGCTGTGAAAGACATTTCGATCTGCCTATTCCAATAACCACATAAAAGAAGGCGCGCCTATGTCAGGC is a genomic window of Pseudomonas sp. ADAK18 containing:
- a CDS encoding dihydrodipicolinate synthase family protein; the encoded protein is MSRKAIHWSGVFPAVSTQFKPDFSLDLEATHAVIRNLVEDGVSGLVVCGTVGENTSLSTAEKLSVIEVAKDAAAGRIPVIAGIAEFTTDFARNTVKEAARVGVDGVMVMPALVYSATARETAAHFRAIATSTDLPVMVYNNPPIYKNDVTPDVLVALQDCENIVCFKDSSGDTRRFIDLRNAVGDRFVLFAGLDDVVVESIAVGAEGWVSGMSNAFPKEGETLFRLAKEKRFEEALALYRWFMPLLHLDARPDLVQCIKLCEELVGRGSSITRPPRLALQGETLAGVKAIVAKALAERPALPDVGL
- a CDS encoding 4-hydroxyproline epimerase, with product MKKITVIDSHTGGEPTRLVIAGFPDLGQGSMAERKQILERDHDQWRAACVLEPRGSDVLVGALLCEPRAADACAGVIFFNNSGYLGMCGHGTIGLVRSLHHLGRITPGVHNIETPVGTVQATLHDDLSVSVRNVPAYRYRKAVELSVPGHGVIQGDIAWGGNWFFLISEHGQRIAGDNVEALTHYTWAVREALEAAHITGKDGGVIDHIELFADDAQADSRNFVLCPGKAYDRSPCGTGTSAKLACLAADGKLAEGATWTQASVIGSQFTAHYDVVGEQIIPTLRGTAHLSAEATLLIEDSDPFAWGIVL